The Xanthomonas sp. DAR 34887 genome has a segment encoding these proteins:
- the flgE gene encoding flagellar hook protein FlgE, translated as MGFNTSLSGIKAANSDLNVTANNIANVNTTGFKESRAEFADLFSATGYGLARNAIGAGVRVSNVAQQFSQGNVDPTGRNLDLAISGDGFFTLTNNGAKVYSRAGNFQTDENGYVVNPQGARLQVFPPAANGNGFAVGTLSDLQLLTTDSSPKQSDTVNLMFTLPGNASVPTVTTFDPADANSYNHSTGGITVYDSLGVSHTQTSYFVKTANPNEWQVHNYVDGTAVGTPSTIQFDGNGKLTTPSDGRIALSTFTPSTGAGTLNLTLDISGSTQYGEAFALRDARQDGYASGKLNSISIDASGVVYARYSNNADKALGQVAMTNFVNPQGLSSLGDNVWAESSASGNARTGAPGTSDFGSVQSGALEASTVDLTEQLVNMIVAQRNFQANSQMISTQDQVTQTIINIR; from the coding sequence ATGGGTTTCAATACTTCGCTGTCCGGCATCAAAGCGGCCAATTCCGACCTCAACGTCACCGCCAACAACATCGCCAACGTCAACACCACCGGCTTCAAGGAGTCGCGTGCCGAATTCGCCGACCTGTTCTCCGCCACCGGCTACGGCCTGGCGCGCAACGCGATCGGCGCCGGCGTGCGGGTCAGCAATGTCGCCCAGCAGTTCTCGCAGGGCAACGTCGACCCGACCGGGCGCAACCTGGACCTGGCGATCTCCGGCGACGGCTTCTTCACCCTGACCAACAACGGCGCCAAGGTCTATTCGCGCGCCGGCAACTTCCAGACCGACGAGAACGGCTACGTGGTCAACCCGCAGGGCGCCCGGCTGCAGGTGTTCCCGCCGGCGGCCAACGGCAACGGCTTCGCGGTCGGCACCCTGAGCGACCTGCAGCTGCTGACCACCGACAGCTCGCCCAAGCAGAGCGACACGGTGAACCTGATGTTCACCCTGCCTGGCAACGCCAGCGTGCCGACCGTGACCACCTTCGATCCGGCCGACGCCAACAGCTACAACCACTCCACCGGCGGCATCACCGTCTACGATTCGCTGGGCGTCAGCCACACCCAGACCTCGTATTTCGTCAAGACCGCCAACCCCAACGAGTGGCAGGTGCACAACTATGTCGACGGCACCGCGGTCGGCACCCCGAGCACGATCCAGTTCGACGGCAACGGCAAGCTCACCACGCCGTCCGACGGCCGCATCGCGCTGAGCACCTTCACCCCCAGCACCGGCGCAGGCACCCTCAACCTGACCCTGGACATCAGCGGCTCGACCCAGTACGGCGAGGCGTTCGCATTGCGCGACGCGCGCCAGGACGGCTACGCCAGCGGCAAGCTCAACTCGATCAGCATCGACGCCAGCGGCGTGGTCTACGCACGCTACTCCAACAACGCCGACAAGGCGCTGGGCCAGGTGGCGATGACCAACTTCGTCAATCCGCAGGGGCTGAGTTCGCTCGGCGACAACGTGTGGGCGGAAAGCTCGGCCTCGGGCAATGCGCGCACCGGTGCGCCGGGAACCTCGGATTTCGGCAGCGTCCAGTCCGGCGCGCTCGAGGCCTCGACCGTGGACCTCACCGAACAGCTGGTCAACATGATCGTCGCGCAGCGCAACTTCCAGGCCAACTCGCAGATGATCTCGACCCAGGATCAGGTCACGCAGACCATCATCAATATCCGTTAA
- a CDS encoding flagellar hook capping FlgD N-terminal domain-containing protein has protein sequence MSTVSSDIYSSLGLTASSSSTSTTNKSSSLNQADFLKLMTEQLQHQDPLKPMDNSQMVSQMAQLSTVQGIGDLNKTVTSLSESMSTDQVLRGAQLVGHKVLVPSATLPLYSEGGASGVVAAPSAGIVNLTVSDANGNAVKQISVSASKAGEVNFDWDGTNSAGARMPAGSYTVTATHTDSSGTNSTLSTYVQAPVESATIGSDGIYLDLTGLGTAPLANVLRVS, from the coding sequence ATGAGCACCGTTTCCAGCGACATCTATTCAAGCCTCGGCTTGACCGCTTCCAGCAGCAGCACCAGCACCACCAACAAATCGTCGTCGCTGAATCAGGCCGATTTCCTGAAGCTGATGACCGAGCAGTTGCAGCACCAGGATCCGCTCAAACCGATGGACAACAGCCAGATGGTCTCGCAGATGGCGCAGCTGTCCACCGTGCAGGGCATCGGCGACCTCAACAAGACCGTGACCTCGCTGTCCGAGTCGATGAGCACCGATCAGGTCCTGCGCGGCGCCCAGCTGGTCGGGCACAAGGTGCTGGTGCCGTCGGCGACGTTGCCGCTGTACAGCGAGGGCGGCGCCAGCGGCGTGGTCGCCGCGCCCAGCGCCGGCATCGTCAACCTCACCGTCAGCGACGCCAACGGCAACGCGGTCAAGCAGATCAGCGTCAGCGCCAGCAAGGCCGGCGAAGTCAATTTCGACTGGGACGGCACCAACAGCGCCGGCGCCCGCATGCCGGCCGGCAGCTATACCGTCACCGCCACGCATACCGACAGCAGCGGCACCAACAGCACCCTGTCCACCTACGTCCAGGCCCCGGTCGAGAGCGCCACCATCGGCTCGGACGGCATCTACCTCGATCTGACCGGGCTGGGCACCGCCCCGCTCGCCAACGTGCTCCGCGTCAGCTGA
- the flgC gene encoding flagellar basal body rod protein FlgC encodes MSNLPIFDVAGSALQAQSVRLSTIASNLANADSVAGSAEAAYKPIEPIFQAVRNPHDSSLTAVNVKEITQSKDPPIKRYEPGHPLADTDGYVYSPDVDPVSQMVNLISASRNYQAGVEVLNTAKELALATLSMGR; translated from the coding sequence ATGAGCAATCTGCCGATTTTCGACGTCGCCGGCTCCGCGCTGCAAGCGCAGTCGGTACGCCTGAGCACCATCGCCAGCAACCTGGCCAACGCCGATTCGGTGGCCGGGTCGGCCGAAGCGGCCTACAAGCCGATCGAGCCGATCTTCCAGGCGGTGCGCAACCCGCACGACAGCAGCCTGACCGCGGTCAACGTCAAGGAAATCACCCAGAGCAAGGATCCGCCGATCAAGCGCTACGAGCCCGGCCATCCGCTCGCCGACACCGACGGCTACGTCTACTCGCCGGACGTGGATCCGGTGTCGCAGATGGTCAACCTGATCTCCGCCTCGCGCAACTACCAGGCAGGCGTGGAAGTCCTCAACACCGCCAAGGAACTGGCGTTGGCCACCTTGTCCATGGGCCGCTGA
- a CDS encoding chemotaxis protein, protein MSHDLLNRIDQRTRLAGHNRLALLLFRLGGRQLFGVNVFKVQEVLRRPELFQVPGLPLQFSGVADVRGRSVPVLDLGLAIGHPERETQADKAPGYLVVTEFNRSVQGFLVSGVERIVNIAVEDIHPPPELGAESSYLTAVTRFQGELIQVIDVESVLADIAQNRTDAQIDPALALTGSQLQVLVVDDSRVARQQIRSVLDQLGVGATLLSDGRQALDHLLQIHAAGENPAERYAMVISDIEMPAMDGYTLTTEIRRHAGLASLYVLLHTSLSGVFNNAMVERVGANAFVAKYSPHELADYVLARLRVVAEAQAA, encoded by the coding sequence ATGTCTCATGACCTGCTCAACCGAATCGACCAGCGCACCCGCTTGGCGGGCCACAACCGGCTTGCCCTGCTGCTGTTCCGGCTGGGCGGCCGTCAGCTTTTTGGCGTGAACGTCTTCAAGGTGCAGGAAGTGCTGCGCCGGCCGGAGCTGTTCCAGGTGCCGGGGCTGCCACTGCAATTCTCCGGGGTCGCCGATGTGCGCGGCCGTTCGGTGCCGGTGCTCGATCTGGGCCTGGCGATCGGCCATCCGGAACGCGAGACGCAGGCCGACAAGGCGCCCGGCTATCTGGTGGTCACCGAGTTCAACCGCTCGGTGCAGGGCTTCCTGGTCAGCGGCGTGGAGCGCATCGTCAACATCGCGGTGGAGGACATCCATCCGCCGCCGGAACTGGGCGCCGAATCCAGCTACCTGACCGCGGTGACCCGCTTTCAGGGCGAGCTGATCCAGGTCATCGACGTGGAAAGCGTGCTGGCCGACATCGCCCAGAACCGGACCGACGCGCAGATCGACCCGGCACTGGCGCTCACCGGCTCTCAGCTGCAGGTACTGGTGGTGGACGACTCGCGCGTGGCGCGGCAACAGATCCGCAGCGTGCTCGACCAGCTCGGGGTCGGCGCCACCCTGCTGTCCGACGGCCGCCAGGCTTTGGACCATCTCTTGCAGATCCATGCCGCGGGCGAGAATCCGGCCGAGCGCTACGCGATGGTTATCTCCGACATCGAGATGCCGGCGATGGACGGCTATACGCTGACGACGGAAATCCGGCGCCACGCCGGCCTGGCCAGCCTGTACGTGCTGCTGCACACCTCGCTGTCGGGGGTGTTCAACAACGCCATGGTCGAGCGCGTCGGCGCCAACGCCTTCGTCGCCAAGTACAGCCCGCACGAACTGGCCGATTACGTGCTGGCGCGGCTGCGGGTGGTCGCCGAGGCCCAGGCCGCCTAG
- the flgB gene encoding flagellar basal body rod protein FlgB yields the protein MPNLISSYLGVHGDALPLREQRMKLIASNLSNVDTPGYKAQDLDFDAAMRAAQGQRDGSQLQVTDSRHIAVGGSGNGLNPFQVTREANQPSLDGNTVDADTERAAYGRAALEYRASLSFVESKVRSMLTAITGQ from the coding sequence ATGCCCAATCTGATTTCATCCTACCTAGGTGTCCACGGCGACGCCCTGCCGCTGCGCGAGCAACGGATGAAGCTGATCGCCAGCAACCTCAGCAATGTCGACACGCCCGGCTACAAGGCGCAGGACCTGGATTTCGATGCGGCAATGCGCGCCGCGCAGGGCCAGCGCGACGGCAGCCAGCTGCAGGTCACCGACAGCCGCCACATCGCGGTCGGCGGCAGCGGCAACGGGCTCAATCCGTTCCAGGTCACCCGCGAAGCCAACCAGCCCAGCCTCGACGGCAATACCGTCGATGCCGACACCGAACGCGCCGCCTACGGCCGCGCCGCGCTGGAATACCGCGCTTCGCTGAGCTTCGTCGAATCCAAGGTGCGCAGCATGCTCACCGCGATCACAGGCCAATAA